Proteins encoded by one window of Bacillus sp. DTU_2020_1000418_1_SI_GHA_SEK_038:
- a CDS encoding ABC transporter substrate-binding protein: MKRSLKVLFFLLAAVLLMLSACGKEEAVQPAEAEKGKEEAAQPAEAEKEKEQEKHKIGITQFVAHPSLDAATEGFKKALEDEGFKEGENVEYNFQNAQADMNNTQTIANNFVGDKVDLIFANATPSAVSALNATRDIPILFTSVTDPVGAGLVEAFDKPGDNITGTTDNHPEGTAKTIHFIIDEAGAQTIGVIFNAGEQNSEVQVAEVKKLAEAKGATIVEASVSTSAEVKQATESLVGRVDAIYVPTDNTVVSALESVISVADSEKLPLFVGELDSMKRGAVAASGFSYYDLGYQTGKMAAEILKGNKKPSEIPVELPSSLTLMINKKAAEQQGLEVKQEWEKIAEFYEGE, translated from the coding sequence ATGAAAAGGTCTTTAAAAGTTTTATTCTTCCTATTGGCAGCAGTACTGCTCATGCTTAGTGCATGTGGAAAAGAGGAGGCAGTCCAACCTGCTGAGGCTGAAAAGGGAAAAGAGGAGGCAGCCCAACCTGCTGAGGCCGAAAAAGAAAAAGAACAGGAAAAGCACAAGATTGGCATTACCCAGTTTGTTGCCCACCCTTCCTTAGATGCAGCAACAGAAGGATTTAAAAAGGCATTAGAGGATGAAGGATTTAAAGAAGGGGAAAATGTCGAATATAATTTCCAAAATGCACAGGCAGATATGAATAACACACAGACGATTGCCAATAACTTTGTTGGTGATAAGGTTGATTTAATTTTTGCTAATGCTACTCCAAGTGCTGTTAGTGCACTAAATGCTACAAGGGATATACCAATTTTATTTACATCTGTAACGGATCCTGTAGGAGCGGGACTTGTAGAAGCATTCGATAAACCAGGCGATAATATTACAGGTACAACGGACAATCATCCGGAAGGCACCGCAAAAACGATTCATTTTATCATTGATGAAGCTGGAGCGCAGACGATTGGTGTCATATTTAATGCGGGTGAACAGAATTCAGAGGTGCAGGTGGCAGAAGTGAAGAAGCTTGCTGAAGCGAAGGGTGCAACGATCGTTGAAGCTTCCGTATCAACATCTGCCGAAGTAAAGCAGGCTACTGAATCATTAGTAGGCAGAGTAGATGCCATTTATGTCCCGACAGATAATACGGTTGTTTCCGCCTTAGAATCTGTTATATCTGTTGCAGATAGCGAGAAGCTGCCGCTATTCGTAGGAGAGCTTGACTCTATGAAGCGTGGAGCAGTTGCAGCAAGCGGATTTAGCTATTATGATCTCGGCTACCAGACTGGAAAAATGGCTGCAGAAATTTTAAAAGGAAATAAAAAGCCATCTGAAATTCCTGTTGAGCTTCCAAGCAGTTTAACATTAATGATTAATAAGAAAGCGGCTGAACAGCAAGGGCTTGAAGTTAAGCAAGAATGGGAGAAAATTGCGGAGTTTTATGAAGGCGAATAA
- a CDS encoding ABC transporter permease subunit, translating to MFTAVFGAFEAGIIYAIMALGVYLSFRVLDFPDLTVDGSFVTGAAVAATMIVSGINPFLATVFALIAGFAAGCITGVLHTFGKINALLSGILMMIALYSINLRIMGKSNVPLLNTETAMTNVRETWDKTGLDSIFNSILSAVGLGDSLPRSWGILIFMVIVTFLLKFLTDKFLQTEIGLAIRATGDNKRMIRSLSANTNLTVILGLGISNSMVAFSGALIAQQGGFADVGMGIGMIIIGLASVIIGEALFGTKTIARTTLAVIGGAIIYRIVVTLALRVDFLEPGDMKLITATIVILALILPKIIDSSKEKKRKARKQAESLALSNIPSDRKEGPYA from the coding sequence ATGTTCACGGCAGTATTTGGAGCGTTTGAAGCTGGAATTATCTATGCGATTATGGCACTCGGAGTTTATTTGTCCTTCCGAGTGCTGGATTTTCCAGACTTAACGGTAGATGGAAGCTTTGTAACTGGTGCGGCTGTTGCAGCGACAATGATTGTTAGCGGGATAAATCCATTTCTTGCCACTGTTTTCGCACTTATTGCTGGGTTTGCTGCAGGCTGTATTACGGGGGTCCTTCATACGTTTGGGAAGATCAATGCACTCCTATCTGGGATATTAATGATGATTGCTCTTTATTCGATAAATCTCCGAATTATGGGGAAATCAAATGTACCGTTATTGAATACAGAAACAGCTATGACTAATGTTAGAGAAACTTGGGATAAAACGGGATTAGACTCCATTTTTAATAGTATTCTTTCTGCAGTAGGGCTTGGAGACAGCTTGCCAAGGTCATGGGGTATTTTAATTTTCATGGTGATTGTTACCTTTTTGTTAAAATTCCTGACAGATAAATTCCTCCAGACCGAAATTGGTCTGGCCATTAGAGCGACTGGGGACAATAAGCGAATGATTAGAAGCTTATCAGCCAATACAAATTTAACTGTCATTCTAGGACTTGGCATTTCCAACTCCATGGTTGCATTTTCTGGAGCACTTATCGCTCAGCAGGGTGGCTTTGCTGATGTTGGTATGGGTATTGGGATGATTATTATTGGTCTGGCATCAGTCATAATCGGAGAGGCTCTGTTTGGAACAAAAACAATTGCAAGAACAACGTTAGCGGTTATCGGTGGCGCGATCATTTACCGAATCGTTGTGACACTTGCTTTGAGGGTAGATTTCCTTGAACCTGGTGATATGAAATTAATTACTGCAACCATTGTTATTTTAGCACTCATTCTTCCAAAAATAATTGATTCTTCAAAAGAGAAAAAGCGGAAAGCGAGAAAGCAGGCGGAGAGTTTGGCTTTAAGCAATATTCCTTCAGATAGAAAGGAGGGGCCATATGCTTGA
- a CDS encoding ABC transporter ATP-binding protein — MLELKHIHKVFNEGTPDEKIALDRIHLKLNKGDFVTVIGSNGAGKSTLMNMISGVMIPDVGTVSIDRQNVTMMSEYKRAKLIGRVFQDPMAGTAPSMTIEENLAMAYSRNKQRTLRKGVTKKRKEYFQEVLQSLHLGLENRLTAKVGLLSGGERQALSLLMATFTEPAILLLDEHTAALDPARAELITNLTKEIVEKYNLTTLMVTHNMQQALDLGNRLIMMDKGQIILEVEEDQKGNLTIEQLLNEFQRIRGSKMASDRALLS; from the coding sequence ATGCTTGAGCTCAAACACATTCATAAAGTTTTTAATGAAGGAACACCTGACGAAAAAATTGCCTTGGATCGTATTCATTTAAAGTTAAATAAAGGAGATTTTGTTACCGTAATCGGCAGTAATGGGGCTGGGAAATCTACCTTAATGAATATGATCTCTGGCGTCATGATACCTGACGTTGGCACTGTATCGATTGATAGACAGAATGTTACGATGATGTCGGAATACAAAAGAGCAAAGTTAATCGGACGTGTGTTTCAAGACCCGATGGCTGGAACAGCTCCGAGTATGACGATTGAAGAAAATTTAGCAATGGCTTATTCCAGAAATAAGCAGAGAACGTTAAGAAAAGGGGTTACGAAGAAGCGAAAGGAATATTTTCAAGAAGTGCTCCAATCGCTTCATCTTGGGTTAGAAAACCGGCTCACGGCCAAAGTTGGATTGCTGTCAGGTGGGGAAAGGCAGGCGCTATCATTATTGATGGCCACGTTTACGGAGCCAGCCATTCTTTTGCTTGATGAGCATACAGCCGCCCTTGACCCAGCACGTGCCGAGCTTATCACGAATTTAACAAAGGAAATTGTCGAAAAATACAATTTGACGACATTAATGGTCACACATAATATGCAGCAGGCACTTGATTTAGGAAATAGACTAATCATGATGGATAAAGGTCAAATTATCCTGGAGGTTGAAGAAGATCAAAAAGGAAACTTGACGATCGAACAGTTATTAAATGAGTTTCAGAGAATTCGAGGTTCGAAAATGGCAAGTGATCGGGCTCTACTATCTTAA
- a CDS encoding thioesterase, FlK family produces MKPGLTAGYSVTIEAVVTREMFAQFEGKMVHPTYSTVMMIYHMEWASRQIILPFLEEHEEGMGLSVSAKHILPAREGSKLNIKAVLTEKKDNKIITDVFVINDTKLIGTGEVTQVILPKAKIKSMLA; encoded by the coding sequence ATGAAACCAGGTTTAACGGCAGGTTATTCGGTTACGATTGAGGCAGTAGTGACTCGTGAAATGTTTGCTCAATTTGAAGGGAAAATGGTTCATCCAACCTATTCGACCGTAATGATGATTTACCATATGGAATGGGCGTCTAGGCAAATCATTTTGCCTTTTTTAGAAGAGCATGAGGAGGGAATGGGGTTGTCTGTTTCCGCTAAACATATATTGCCGGCTCGGGAAGGATCTAAATTGAACATAAAGGCAGTCCTAACTGAAAAGAAAGACAATAAGATTATTACCGATGTTTTTGTTATCAATGATACTAAGCTAATTGGCACTGGGGAGGTTACGCAGGTAATTCTTCCGAAAGCGAAAATTAAGAGCATGCTAGCATAA
- a CDS encoding Glu/Leu/Phe/Val dehydrogenase: MNMFSKIKDHEQVVFCNDELTGLKAIIAIHSTKLGPALGGCRMLPYSSEEEALEDVLRLSRGMTYKCAAADVDFGGGKAVIIGDPHKDKTPELFRAFGQFVESLNGRFYTGTDMGTSPDDFIHALRETNCIVGVDEVYGGSGDSSVPTAQGVIYGIQATNKILTGSDQLSGKSYVVQGLGKVGFKVAERLLEDGADLYVSDINQQAINRLLSKAKTLGATVKVLSSDEIYEANADIFIPCAMGGIINDETIQYLSVKAVVGSANNQLLELHHAQKLMDKGILFAPDYIVNSGGLIQVADELYTPNKERVLQKTKAIYNSLLHIYEYANAEGITTVEAANQFCEKRIEARARRNSFFSHKKRPKWAVRT, translated from the coding sequence ATGAATATGTTTTCGAAGATAAAAGACCATGAACAGGTTGTGTTTTGTAATGATGAATTAACTGGCTTAAAGGCTATTATTGCTATCCATAGTACAAAGCTAGGTCCAGCCCTAGGCGGCTGCAGGATGCTCCCTTATTCAAGTGAAGAGGAGGCGCTTGAAGATGTACTGCGTCTTTCGCGAGGTATGACATACAAATGCGCTGCTGCGGATGTTGATTTTGGCGGCGGAAAAGCAGTTATTATTGGCGACCCTCATAAAGATAAGACACCGGAGCTATTCCGTGCGTTCGGGCAGTTCGTAGAATCATTGAATGGCAGATTCTATACGGGTACAGATATGGGAACTTCACCAGATGATTTCATTCATGCGTTAAGGGAAACGAATTGTATCGTTGGCGTTGATGAGGTTTACGGGGGAAGCGGGGACTCTTCTGTGCCGACTGCACAAGGCGTTATTTATGGAATTCAAGCAACAAATAAAATATTAACAGGCTCTGATCAACTAAGCGGAAAAAGCTATGTGGTCCAGGGACTTGGTAAAGTGGGATTCAAGGTTGCAGAAAGGCTGCTGGAGGATGGAGCAGATTTATACGTGTCCGATATCAATCAGCAAGCAATCAATAGGCTGCTATCTAAAGCGAAAACATTAGGAGCCACAGTAAAAGTTTTATCGAGTGATGAGATCTATGAGGCTAACGCAGATATCTTTATTCCATGTGCAATGGGTGGCATTATTAATGACGAAACCATTCAGTATCTATCTGTAAAGGCCGTTGTCGGTTCAGCGAATAACCAGCTTTTGGAGCTTCATCATGCACAAAAGCTAATGGATAAAGGGATTTTATTTGCTCCTGATTATATTGTCAACTCCGGTGGTTTAATTCAAGTAGCAGATGAACTGTATACACCGAATAAAGAAAGAGTCCTGCAAAAAACAAAAGCCATTTATAACTCTTTACTCCATATTTACGAGTATGCAAATGCGGAAGGAATAACAACAGTGGAAGCGGCTAATCAATTTTGTGAAAAACGTATTGAAGCGCGAGCACGCAGAAATAGCTTTTTTTCTCATAAGAAGCGTCCAAAATGGGCAGTGAGAACGTAA
- the pdhA gene encoding pyruvate dehydrogenase (acetyl-transferring) E1 component subunit alpha, translated as MDSQFPVLQVMDPNGQIAAPQYKEKITEELARNFYRQLVRIRLFDRKAVSLQRQGRIGTYAPFEGQEASQVGSALALNEWDWMFPTYRDHGAAFVFGHSLRNILLFWNGRNEGCIPPAGKKIFPPGIPIATQIPHAAGAALAEKKKGTTNAAIAYFGDGATSEGDFHEGLNFASVFKAPVVFFNQNNQFAISVPIDKQMNSKTIAQKSLAYDIPGVRIDGNDVFIVYFETLKALERARKGNGPTLIEAVTWRYGAHTTADDPSKYRCQVESNNRRTETDPILRLEKWMKNEGLYDEKWLRDVEAEATQEIEKAVEEMEDLPPADPANIFDHVFAEPTWQIAQQKEEYLRFIGGEGR; from the coding sequence ATGGACAGTCAGTTTCCAGTGCTTCAAGTAATGGATCCAAACGGACAAATAGCAGCACCCCAATATAAGGAGAAGATTACAGAGGAATTGGCCAGAAACTTTTATAGGCAGCTCGTTAGAATCCGCCTTTTTGATCGGAAGGCGGTAAGCCTGCAGCGACAAGGAAGGATAGGCACATATGCACCATTCGAAGGGCAGGAGGCTTCACAGGTAGGTAGTGCTCTTGCATTAAACGAATGGGATTGGATGTTTCCAACGTACCGTGACCATGGGGCAGCCTTTGTTTTTGGCCACTCATTAAGGAATATTCTTTTATTTTGGAATGGCCGAAACGAAGGGTGTATCCCTCCAGCGGGAAAAAAGATTTTCCCTCCAGGTATCCCGATTGCCACCCAGATTCCTCACGCAGCAGGGGCCGCCTTAGCAGAAAAGAAAAAGGGAACAACCAATGCAGCCATTGCTTACTTCGGTGATGGTGCCACATCTGAAGGGGACTTTCATGAAGGGCTTAATTTCGCGAGTGTATTTAAAGCACCTGTCGTTTTCTTTAATCAAAATAATCAATTTGCCATTTCAGTTCCAATTGACAAGCAAATGAATTCTAAGACGATTGCCCAAAAGTCCTTAGCCTATGATATTCCTGGTGTCCGGATCGATGGAAACGATGTTTTCATTGTTTATTTTGAAACGTTAAAGGCTTTGGAGAGAGCGAGAAAGGGTAATGGACCGACATTAATTGAAGCTGTCACCTGGAGATATGGGGCTCATACGACCGCTGATGACCCATCGAAATACCGCTGCCAAGTAGAGAGCAATAACCGCCGAACAGAAACAGATCCTATTCTTCGCCTTGAAAAGTGGATGAAAAATGAAGGATTATATGATGAAAAATGGTTGCGTGATGTGGAAGCGGAAGCCACACAGGAAATTGAGAAAGCAGTTGAAGAAATGGAAGATCTTCCTCCCGCAGATCCTGCTAATATATTTGATCATGTCTTTGCGGAGCCAACATGGCAAATCGCTCAGCAAAAAGAAGAGTATCTTAGATTCATAGGGGGTGAAGGGAGATGA